Proteins from a genomic interval of Trifolium pratense cultivar HEN17-A07 linkage group LG6, ARS_RC_1.1, whole genome shotgun sequence:
- the LOC123888296 gene encoding putative disease resistance protein RGA3 isoform X2, protein MKVRHLFSSSNPLAFRLRMARKIKEIRGRLDKVVADGTKFGLASFDSGLIMQGREMTYPDVDASSVIGREIDKDEIIKLLMQPFPQRGDDGDQSICVISIVGIGGLGKTTLAKLIFNDKRMDDLFQLKMWVCVSDNFDIRQIIIKIINSATASFFTSASAPTSGLAYPENITNLDIVQLVSCMRQKLSGQKFLLVLDDVWNDDRAKWIELRDLIKVGPPGSKIVVTTRSKSIASMMGNVPSYVLEGLSPTDCLSLFVKWAFKEGKEENYPNLVEIGKEIVKKCQGVPLALRTLGSSLFSNFDLSKWEFVRDSEMWNLEQKEHDILPALKLSYDQMPSYLRQCFAYFSLYPKDHIFNTYVMCSLWIALGLVQSLNGSEKLEHVARNYIDELHSRSFLQDVDDFGSSCEFKIHDLIHDLALYVAREDFVAVDSHIQNIPPQARHLSVVENDSLDHYLFPKSKYLRSILFPIHGVGLASERVLDTWVSRYKYLRYLDLSDSSIKILPNSLTKLGHLRFLDLSRNDRIKRLPNSICKLLNLQVLLLSGCIELEELPKGIGKLISLRRLIVTTKQSTLPHDEFASLNHLQSLSFHDCDNLKLMFRQQLPSIEELHFESCGSLESLPLYIFPKLQTLFINDCQMLNMSLNNESPIQKLRMKYLMLMNYPGLLALPRWTVGIADTLETLLISDLPDLEMLPECLTTMFNLKRIYIHNCPQLLCLPSDMHHLTALEDLRIVDCPELCRKCLPQSGEYWPMISHIKGIFIEEPRGEAE, encoded by the coding sequence ATGAAGGTACGCCACTTGTTTTCTTCCTCTAATCCACTTGCCTTCCGTCTTAGGATGGCGCGTAAAATCAAAGAGATAAGGGGCAGGTTGGATAAGGTAGTGGCTGATGGTACTAAGTTTGGACTTGCGAGTTTTGATTCCGGACTTATTATGCAAGGAAGAGAAATGACTTATCCGGATGTTGATGCTTCAAGTGTAATAGGAAGGGAAATTGATAAAGATGAAATTATCAAGCTTTTGATGCAACCATTTCCTCAGCGTGGTGATGATGGTGATCAAAGTATCTGTGTCATTTCCATAGTGGGAATTGGAGGATTGGGGAAGACCACACTTGCAAAGTTGATATTCAATGATAAGAGGATGGATGATCTTTTTCAATTGAAGATGTGGGTGTGTGTCTCTGATAATTTTGACATCAGGCAGATAATCATTAAAATCATCAACTCTGCCACTGCTTCTTTTTTTACTTCAGCTTCCGCTCCAACGAGTGGTCTTGCTTACCCAGAAAACATTACCAACTTAGATATTGTGCAACTAGTAAGTTGTATGAGACAAAAACTTTCTGGTCAAAAGTTTTTACTGGTGTTAGATGATGTATGGAATGATGATCGTGCAAAGTGGATTGAGTTGAGAGATTTGATAAAAGTTGGACCACCAGGAAGCAAAATTGTGGTGACAACACGCAGTAAATCAATTGCTTCAATGATGGGTAATGTTCCCTCCTATGTTTTGGAAGGTCTTTCTCCAACGGATTGTTTGTCTCTATTTGTCAAATGGGCATTCaaggaaggaaaagaagaaaactaTCCAAATCTAGTAGAGATCGGAAAAGAAATCGTGAAAAAATGCCAAGGGGTTCCACTAGCCCTGAGAACATTGGGAAGTTCCCTCTTCTCAAACTTTGATTTAAGTAAGTGGGAATTTGTCAGAGACTCAGAAATGTGGAATTTGGAACAAAAGGAACATGATATTTTACCTGCACTAAAATTAAGCTATGATCAAATGCCGTCCTATCTGAGACAATGTTTTGCTTATTTTTCCCTTTATCCCAAAGATCATATCTTCAATACTTATGTAATGTGTAGTCTTTGGATAGCCCTTGGATTAGTTCAATCCTTAAATGGAAGTGAAAAGCTAGAGCATGTTGCAAGAAATTATATTGATGAGTTACATTCAAGATCATTTCTTCAGGATGTCGATGACTTTGGCTCCTCTTGCGAGTTCAAAATACATGATTTGATACATGATCTTGCATTGTATGTTGCAAGAGAGGACTTTGTAGCAGTAGACTCGCATATTCAGAATATACCTCCGCAAGCAAGGCATTTATCAGTTGTTGAAAATGATTCGCTTGACCATTATTTATTCCCCAAGTCCAAATATTTGAGAAGTATATTATTTCCCATCCACGGAGTGGGTCTTGCAAGTGAAAGGGTTCTAGATACATGGGTATCAAGATACAAATACTTGCGTTACTTAGATTTAAGTGATTCTTCAATTAAGATTCTGCCAAATTCACTTACAAAATTGGGGCACCTGCGTTTTCTCGATCTTTCTCGTAATGACAGGATCAAAAGACTTCCAAATTCCATTTGCAAACTTCTAAATTTGCAAGTTTTGTTGCTTAGTGGGTGCATTGAGCTTGAAGAATTGCCTAAAGGAATAGGGAAGTTGATTAGTCTTCGTCGTCTTATTGTCACCACAAAACAGTCTACTCTGCCACATGATGAATTTGCTAGTTTGAACCATCTTCAATCTTTGAGTTTTCATGATTGTGACAATTTGAAGCTTATGTTCAGACAACAACTCCCGTCCATTGAAGAACTACATTTTGAATCATGTGGGAGTCTCGAAAGCTTACCTCTTTACATTTTTCCTAAACTACAGACTCTGTTTATTAATGATTGTCAGATGTTAAACATGTCATTGAACAACGAAAGCCCAATCCAAAAGTTGAGGATGAAATATTTGATGCTTATGAATTATCCGGGGCTTCTGGCATTGCCTAGGTGGACTGTAGGTATTGCAGACACATTAGAGACCTTGCTAATTTCTGATTTGCCAGATCTTGAGATGCTTCCCGAGTGTTTAACAACAATGTTTAATCTTAAGAGGATATATATTCATAACTGTCCTCAATTGTTATGTCTTCCAAGTGACATGCATCACCTCACGGCTCTTGAAGATTTGCGCATAGTTGATTGCCCTGAATTATGCCGAAAATGTTTGCCTCAATCTGGTGAGTATTGGCCCATGATTTCTCATATCAAGGGCATTTTCATTGAAGAACCAAGAGGAGAGGCGGAATGA
- the LOC123888296 gene encoding disease resistance protein RGA2-like isoform X1, with translation MAESFVLLDVADSLLGKLASYTYEEASQAYGVYEDLQGFKDTLSIVSGVLLDADHKKDQKHGLREWLKQIQNICYDAEDILDGFELQHKRNQVVKCGSTKMKVRHLFSSSNPLAFRLRMARKIKEIRGRLDKVVADGTKFGLASFDSGLIMQGREMTYPDVDASSVIGREIDKDEIIKLLMQPFPQRGDDGDQSICVISIVGIGGLGKTTLAKLIFNDKRMDDLFQLKMWVCVSDNFDIRQIIIKIINSATASFFTSASAPTSGLAYPENITNLDIVQLVSCMRQKLSGQKFLLVLDDVWNDDRAKWIELRDLIKVGPPGSKIVVTTRSKSIASMMGNVPSYVLEGLSPTDCLSLFVKWAFKEGKEENYPNLVEIGKEIVKKCQGVPLALRTLGSSLFSNFDLSKWEFVRDSEMWNLEQKEHDILPALKLSYDQMPSYLRQCFAYFSLYPKDHIFNTYVMCSLWIALGLVQSLNGSEKLEHVARNYIDELHSRSFLQDVDDFGSSCEFKIHDLIHDLALYVAREDFVAVDSHIQNIPPQARHLSVVENDSLDHYLFPKSKYLRSILFPIHGVGLASERVLDTWVSRYKYLRYLDLSDSSIKILPNSLTKLGHLRFLDLSRNDRIKRLPNSICKLLNLQVLLLSGCIELEELPKGIGKLISLRRLIVTTKQSTLPHDEFASLNHLQSLSFHDCDNLKLMFRQQLPSIEELHFESCGSLESLPLYIFPKLQTLFINDCQMLNMSLNNESPIQKLRMKYLMLMNYPGLLALPRWTVGIADTLETLLISDLPDLEMLPECLTTMFNLKRIYIHNCPQLLCLPSDMHHLTALEDLRIVDCPELCRKCLPQSGEYWPMISHIKGIFIEEPRGEAE, from the coding sequence ATGGCTGAATCATTTGTCTTATTAGATGTTGCTGATTCACTCCTAGGGAAGCTTGCTTCTTATACTTATGAAGAAGCTTCTCAAGCCTATGGTGTATATGAAGATCTACAAGGGTTCAAAGATACTTTATCGATTGTCAGTGGTGTGCTGTTGGATGCTGATCACAAGAAGGACCAAAAGCATGGGCTGCGTGAATGGCTAAAGCAGATTCAAAACATTTGCTATGATGCTGAAGACATATTGGATGGATTTGAGTTGCAACACAAGCGAAACCAAGTTGTCAAATGCGGCAGCACCAAGATGAAGGTACGCCACTTGTTTTCTTCCTCTAATCCACTTGCCTTCCGTCTTAGGATGGCGCGTAAAATCAAAGAGATAAGGGGCAGGTTGGATAAGGTAGTGGCTGATGGTACTAAGTTTGGACTTGCGAGTTTTGATTCCGGACTTATTATGCAAGGAAGAGAAATGACTTATCCGGATGTTGATGCTTCAAGTGTAATAGGAAGGGAAATTGATAAAGATGAAATTATCAAGCTTTTGATGCAACCATTTCCTCAGCGTGGTGATGATGGTGATCAAAGTATCTGTGTCATTTCCATAGTGGGAATTGGAGGATTGGGGAAGACCACACTTGCAAAGTTGATATTCAATGATAAGAGGATGGATGATCTTTTTCAATTGAAGATGTGGGTGTGTGTCTCTGATAATTTTGACATCAGGCAGATAATCATTAAAATCATCAACTCTGCCACTGCTTCTTTTTTTACTTCAGCTTCCGCTCCAACGAGTGGTCTTGCTTACCCAGAAAACATTACCAACTTAGATATTGTGCAACTAGTAAGTTGTATGAGACAAAAACTTTCTGGTCAAAAGTTTTTACTGGTGTTAGATGATGTATGGAATGATGATCGTGCAAAGTGGATTGAGTTGAGAGATTTGATAAAAGTTGGACCACCAGGAAGCAAAATTGTGGTGACAACACGCAGTAAATCAATTGCTTCAATGATGGGTAATGTTCCCTCCTATGTTTTGGAAGGTCTTTCTCCAACGGATTGTTTGTCTCTATTTGTCAAATGGGCATTCaaggaaggaaaagaagaaaactaTCCAAATCTAGTAGAGATCGGAAAAGAAATCGTGAAAAAATGCCAAGGGGTTCCACTAGCCCTGAGAACATTGGGAAGTTCCCTCTTCTCAAACTTTGATTTAAGTAAGTGGGAATTTGTCAGAGACTCAGAAATGTGGAATTTGGAACAAAAGGAACATGATATTTTACCTGCACTAAAATTAAGCTATGATCAAATGCCGTCCTATCTGAGACAATGTTTTGCTTATTTTTCCCTTTATCCCAAAGATCATATCTTCAATACTTATGTAATGTGTAGTCTTTGGATAGCCCTTGGATTAGTTCAATCCTTAAATGGAAGTGAAAAGCTAGAGCATGTTGCAAGAAATTATATTGATGAGTTACATTCAAGATCATTTCTTCAGGATGTCGATGACTTTGGCTCCTCTTGCGAGTTCAAAATACATGATTTGATACATGATCTTGCATTGTATGTTGCAAGAGAGGACTTTGTAGCAGTAGACTCGCATATTCAGAATATACCTCCGCAAGCAAGGCATTTATCAGTTGTTGAAAATGATTCGCTTGACCATTATTTATTCCCCAAGTCCAAATATTTGAGAAGTATATTATTTCCCATCCACGGAGTGGGTCTTGCAAGTGAAAGGGTTCTAGATACATGGGTATCAAGATACAAATACTTGCGTTACTTAGATTTAAGTGATTCTTCAATTAAGATTCTGCCAAATTCACTTACAAAATTGGGGCACCTGCGTTTTCTCGATCTTTCTCGTAATGACAGGATCAAAAGACTTCCAAATTCCATTTGCAAACTTCTAAATTTGCAAGTTTTGTTGCTTAGTGGGTGCATTGAGCTTGAAGAATTGCCTAAAGGAATAGGGAAGTTGATTAGTCTTCGTCGTCTTATTGTCACCACAAAACAGTCTACTCTGCCACATGATGAATTTGCTAGTTTGAACCATCTTCAATCTTTGAGTTTTCATGATTGTGACAATTTGAAGCTTATGTTCAGACAACAACTCCCGTCCATTGAAGAACTACATTTTGAATCATGTGGGAGTCTCGAAAGCTTACCTCTTTACATTTTTCCTAAACTACAGACTCTGTTTATTAATGATTGTCAGATGTTAAACATGTCATTGAACAACGAAAGCCCAATCCAAAAGTTGAGGATGAAATATTTGATGCTTATGAATTATCCGGGGCTTCTGGCATTGCCTAGGTGGACTGTAGGTATTGCAGACACATTAGAGACCTTGCTAATTTCTGATTTGCCAGATCTTGAGATGCTTCCCGAGTGTTTAACAACAATGTTTAATCTTAAGAGGATATATATTCATAACTGTCCTCAATTGTTATGTCTTCCAAGTGACATGCATCACCTCACGGCTCTTGAAGATTTGCGCATAGTTGATTGCCCTGAATTATGCCGAAAATGTTTGCCTCAATCTGGTGAGTATTGGCCCATGATTTCTCATATCAAGGGCATTTTCATTGAAGAACCAAGAGGAGAGGCGGAATGA
- the LOC123888297 gene encoding disease resistance protein RGA2-like isoform X1 produces the protein MAESFAFDIANSLLCKLASYAYEEASRAYGVYKDLQGIKDTLSIVSGVLLDAEYKKDQKHGLREWLRQIHNICSDAENVFDGFDLQDKRKQVLEASGSTRTKVHHLFSSSNPLAFRFRMARQIKEIRDRLNKVAADGTMFGLATINVDPRLVVQRREMTYPHVDASSVVGRESDREEIIKLLIKPHPQGDGDGDKRLCVIPIVGIGGLGKTTLAKLVFNDTRMDKLFQLKMWVCVSVDFDINQIIIKIINSIQKIKIINSANTSTFSSSSASMSSFDHQENINNLDMVQLVSLLIKKLYGKKFLLVLDDVWNEDRAKWIELKDLIKVCASGSKIVVTTRSKSIASMMGNVPAYILKGLSRTNCLSLFVQWAFKEGEEEKYPNLVEIGKEIVKKCQGVPLAVRTLGSSLFSNFDLSKWEFVRDSEIWNLEQKKDGILSALKLSYDQMSSYLRQCFVCFSLFPKDHIFNSDVMCSLWVALGLVQSLNGSEKLESIAREYIDELHSRSFLQDVDDYGSYCEFKVHDLIHDLALYFAREDFVAIDSHTQNIPLQVRHLSVIENDSLDHGLFPKSRSLRTILFPNLGVGLASESVLDTWLSRYKYLRYLNLSDSSFDTVSNSITKLEHLRFLDLSRNTKIKRLPNSICKLLNLQVLSVSGCTELQKMPKGLGKLISLQRLTITTKQSVLPQGEFERLIHLQTLSFHICDNLKFLFRQKLPSIEALYFYSCRCLESIPLYIFPKLQTLYISNCEKLNLLSNNESPKQRLMMKHLYLVGFPMYQTLPGWILYARETLETLEINCFPNLKMLPEYLTTMTRLKRLYIIGCHQLLDLPSDMHRLTSLEDLRIIDCPELNRKCQPQSGEYWPMICHIKSIFFNEPGGEKKE, from the coding sequence ATGGCAGAATCATTTGCATTTGATATTGCTAATTCACTCTTATGTAAACTTGCTTCTTATGCTTATGAAGAAGCTTCTCGAGCCTATGGTGTGTATAAAGATCTTCAAGGGATCAAAGACACTCTCTCAATTGTCAGTGGCGTGCTATTAGATGCTGAGTACAAGAAAGACCAAAAGCACGGGCTACGTGAATGGCTGAGGCAGATTCATAATATATGTTCTGATGCTGAAAATGTATTCGATGGATTTGACTTGCAGGACAAGCGAAAACAAGTCTTGGAAGCTTCTGGAAGCACACGGACGAAGGTACACCATTTATTTTCTTCGTCCAATCCACTTGCATTCCGTTTTAGAATGGCGCGTCAAATTAAAGAGATTAGAGATAGATTGAATAAAGTGGCAGCTGATGGGACCATGTTTGGACTTGCAACCATCAATGTCGATCCCAGACTTGTTGTTCAAAGGAGAGAAATGACGTATCCTCATGTCGATGCTTCAAGTGTCGTAGGAAGAGAGAGTGATAGGGAAGAAATTATCAAGCTTTTAATAAAACCACATCCTCAAggtgatggtgatggtgatAAAAGATTGTGTGTTATTCCCATAGTGGGAATTGGTGGCTTGGGGAAAACCACACTTGCCAAGCTTGTGTTTAACGATACAAGGATGGATAAACTTTTTCAACTGAAGATGTGGGTGTGTGTCTCTGTTGATTTTGACATCAATCagataataattaaaatcatcaactctatccaaaaaattaaaatcatcaaCTCCGCCAATACTTCcactttttcttcatcttccgcGTCAATGAGTAGTTTTGATCACcaagaaaacataaacaatttagATATGGTACAACTAGTAAGTCTTCTGATAAAAAAACTTTATGGTAAAAAGTTTTTACTCGTGTTAGATGATGTATGGAATGAAGATCGTGCTAAGTGGATTGagttgaaagatttgataaaAGTTTGTGCATCAGGAAGCAAAATTGTGGTGACAACACGTAGTAAATCAATTGCTTCGATGATGGGTAATGTTCCTGCATACATTTTGAAAGGCCTTTCTCGAACGAATTGTTTATCTTTGTTTGTCCAATGGGCATTCAAGGAAGGCGAAGAAGAAAAATATCCAAATCTAGTAGAGATCGGAAAAGAAATTGTGAAAAAATGCCAAGGGGTTCCGTTAGCTGTGAGAACATTAGGAAGTTCCCTCTTCTCAAACTTCGATTTAAGTAAGTGGGAATTTGTTAGAGACTCCGAGATATGGAATTTAGAACAAAAGAAAGACGGCATTTTATCTGCACTAAAATTAAGTTATGATCAAATGTCATCCTATTTGAGACAATGTTTTGTCTGTTTTTCCCTTTTTCCCAAAGATCATATCTTCAATAGTGATGTAATGTGTAGTCTTTGGGTAGCCCTTGGATTAGTTCAATCCCTAAACGGAAGTGAGAAGCTAGAGAGTATTGCAAGAGAATATATTGATGAGTTGCATTCAAGATCGTTTCTTCAAGATGTCGATGACTACGGATCCTATTGCGAGTTCAAAGTACATGATTTGATACATGATCTTGCATTGTATTTTGCAAGAGAGGACTTTGTAGCGATAGACTCGCATACTCAGAATATACCTCTGCAAGTAAGGCATTTATCAGTTATTGAAAATGATTCACTTGACCATGGTTTGTTCCCGAAGTCTAGAAGTTTGAGAACTATACTATTTCCCAACCTCGGAGTGGGTCTTGCAAGTGAAAGTGTTCTAGATACATGGTTATCAAGATACAAATACTTGCGTTATTTAAATTTAAGTGATTCTTCATTTGATACTGTGTCAAATTCAATTACAAAGTTAGAGCATTTGCGTTTTCTTGATCTTTCTCGTAATACGAAAATCAAAAGATTACCAAATTCCATTTGCAAACTCCTAAATTTGCAAGTTTTGTCGGTTAGCGGGTGCACGGAGCTTCAAAAAATGCCTAAAGGATTAGGCAAGCTTATCAGCCTTCAACGTCTTACTATAACCACAAAACAATCTGTTCTGCCACAGGGTGAATTTGAAAGGTTGATCCATCTTCAAACTTTAAGTTTTCATATTTGtgataatttgaagtttttGTTCAGACAAAAACTCCCTTCCATTGAAGCATTGTATTTTTATTCATGTCGGTGTTTAGAGTCCATACCTCTCTATATTTTCCCTAAATTACAGACTTTGTACATTAGCAACTGTGAGAAGTTAAACCTATTGTCGAACAATGAAAGTCCAAAGCAAAGATTGATGATGAAACATTTGTACCTCGTTGGATTTCCAATGTATCAGACATTGCCTGGATGGATTTTATATGCCCGGGAAACTTTAGAGACCTTGGAAATTAATTGTTTTCCTAATCTTAAGATGCTTCCTGAGTATCTAACTACAATGACTCGTCTTAAGAGGCTCTATATTATTGGTTGTCATCAACTGTTGGATCTTCCAAGCGACATGCATCGCCTCACTTCCCTTGAAGATTTGCGCATAATTGATTGCCCTGAATTAAATCGGAAATGTCAGCCCCAATCTGGTGAGTACTGGCCCATGATTTGTCATATCAAGAGCATTTTCTTTAATGAACCAGGAGGAGAGAAGAAGGAATGA
- the LOC123888297 gene encoding putative disease resistance protein RGA3 isoform X2 translates to MAESFAFDIANSLLCKLASYAYEEASRAYGVYKDLQGIKDTLSIVSGVLLDAEYKKDQKHGLREWLRQIHNICSDAENVFDGFDLQDKRKQVLEASGSTRTKVHHLFSSSNPLAFRFRMARQIKEIRDRLNKVAADGTMFGLATINVDPRLVVQRREMTYPHVDASSVVGRESDREEIIKLLIKPHPQGDGDGDKRLCVIPIVGIGGLGKTTLAKLVFNDTRMDKLFQLKMWVCVSVDFDINQIIIKIINSIQKIKIINSANTSTFSSSSASMSSFDHQENINNLDMVQLVSLLIKKLYGKKFLLVLDDVWNEDRAKWIELKDLIKVCASGSKIVVTTRSKSIASMMGNVPAYILKGLSRTNCLSLFVQWAFKEGEEEKYPNLVEIGKEIVKKCQGVPLAVRTLGSSLFSNFDLSKWEFVRDSEIWNLEQKKDGILSALKLSYDQMSSYLRQCFVCFSLFPKDHIFNSDVMCSLWVALGLVQSLNGSEKLESIAREYIDELHSRSFLQDVDDYGSYCEFKVHDLIHDLALYFAREDFVAIDSHTQNIPLQVRHLSVIENDSLDHGLFPKSRSLRTILFPNLGVGLASESVLDTWLSRYKYLRYLNLSDSSFDTVSNSITKLEHLRFLDLSRNTKIKRLPNSICKLLNLQVLSVSGCTELQKMPKGLGKLISLQRLTITTKQSVLPQGEFESFCSDKNSLPLKHCIFIHVGV, encoded by the exons ATGGCAGAATCATTTGCATTTGATATTGCTAATTCACTCTTATGTAAACTTGCTTCTTATGCTTATGAAGAAGCTTCTCGAGCCTATGGTGTGTATAAAGATCTTCAAGGGATCAAAGACACTCTCTCAATTGTCAGTGGCGTGCTATTAGATGCTGAGTACAAGAAAGACCAAAAGCACGGGCTACGTGAATGGCTGAGGCAGATTCATAATATATGTTCTGATGCTGAAAATGTATTCGATGGATTTGACTTGCAGGACAAGCGAAAACAAGTCTTGGAAGCTTCTGGAAGCACACGGACGAAGGTACACCATTTATTTTCTTCGTCCAATCCACTTGCATTCCGTTTTAGAATGGCGCGTCAAATTAAAGAGATTAGAGATAGATTGAATAAAGTGGCAGCTGATGGGACCATGTTTGGACTTGCAACCATCAATGTCGATCCCAGACTTGTTGTTCAAAGGAGAGAAATGACGTATCCTCATGTCGATGCTTCAAGTGTCGTAGGAAGAGAGAGTGATAGGGAAGAAATTATCAAGCTTTTAATAAAACCACATCCTCAAggtgatggtgatggtgatAAAAGATTGTGTGTTATTCCCATAGTGGGAATTGGTGGCTTGGGGAAAACCACACTTGCCAAGCTTGTGTTTAACGATACAAGGATGGATAAACTTTTTCAACTGAAGATGTGGGTGTGTGTCTCTGTTGATTTTGACATCAATCagataataattaaaatcatcaactctatccaaaaaattaaaatcatcaaCTCCGCCAATACTTCcactttttcttcatcttccgcGTCAATGAGTAGTTTTGATCACcaagaaaacataaacaatttagATATGGTACAACTAGTAAGTCTTCTGATAAAAAAACTTTATGGTAAAAAGTTTTTACTCGTGTTAGATGATGTATGGAATGAAGATCGTGCTAAGTGGATTGagttgaaagatttgataaaAGTTTGTGCATCAGGAAGCAAAATTGTGGTGACAACACGTAGTAAATCAATTGCTTCGATGATGGGTAATGTTCCTGCATACATTTTGAAAGGCCTTTCTCGAACGAATTGTTTATCTTTGTTTGTCCAATGGGCATTCAAGGAAGGCGAAGAAGAAAAATATCCAAATCTAGTAGAGATCGGAAAAGAAATTGTGAAAAAATGCCAAGGGGTTCCGTTAGCTGTGAGAACATTAGGAAGTTCCCTCTTCTCAAACTTCGATTTAAGTAAGTGGGAATTTGTTAGAGACTCCGAGATATGGAATTTAGAACAAAAGAAAGACGGCATTTTATCTGCACTAAAATTAAGTTATGATCAAATGTCATCCTATTTGAGACAATGTTTTGTCTGTTTTTCCCTTTTTCCCAAAGATCATATCTTCAATAGTGATGTAATGTGTAGTCTTTGGGTAGCCCTTGGATTAGTTCAATCCCTAAACGGAAGTGAGAAGCTAGAGAGTATTGCAAGAGAATATATTGATGAGTTGCATTCAAGATCGTTTCTTCAAGATGTCGATGACTACGGATCCTATTGCGAGTTCAAAGTACATGATTTGATACATGATCTTGCATTGTATTTTGCAAGAGAGGACTTTGTAGCGATAGACTCGCATACTCAGAATATACCTCTGCAAGTAAGGCATTTATCAGTTATTGAAAATGATTCACTTGACCATGGTTTGTTCCCGAAGTCTAGAAGTTTGAGAACTATACTATTTCCCAACCTCGGAGTGGGTCTTGCAAGTGAAAGTGTTCTAGATACATGGTTATCAAGATACAAATACTTGCGTTATTTAAATTTAAGTGATTCTTCATTTGATACTGTGTCAAATTCAATTACAAAGTTAGAGCATTTGCGTTTTCTTGATCTTTCTCGTAATACGAAAATCAAAAGATTACCAAATTCCATTTGCAAACTCCTAAATTTGCAAGTTTTGTCGGTTAGCGGGTGCACGGAGCTTCAAAAAATGCCTAAAGGATTAGGCAAGCTTATCAGCCTTCAACGTCTTACTATAACCACAAAACAATCTGTTCTGCCACAGGGTGAATTTGAAAG tttttGTTCAGACAAAAACTCCCTTCCATTGAAGCATTGTATTTTTATTCATGTCGGTGTTTAG